The following DNA comes from Vigna radiata var. radiata cultivar VC1973A chromosome 4, Vradiata_ver6, whole genome shotgun sequence.
ATAAACCAAGAATGCTTCCAGCAGGGGTGACAATGCAGTTAAAAAGCAAAatgtaattattgataaaacTTAAAAAGGGAGTTAACAATTTTGGGGTGGCTTTGACATTCCCAAGGCTCCAGCTTTATGAATGAAAATTAGTTATTCTGTGATaaacaaaactaatatatatttcagATCTATAATATGATTTAAAGATTAATTATGATATCTCAATCCTTATATAAGATTGAttcttaattattctttaaaatatgtgagacaattatagaaattattttaaagagttacgccattagaaaaacaaaattattgaagTTATTGACTCACCACAAATAAGTTAAATAGCTCTTAGACTTTTCACTGTAGTTAGATGCTTTCAGACTTTTTAACAACACAATACGTcgaaatttgatatttataatctTATCTAAATGGGTACAATCTTTTCACCAGTTATTATAGTAATAAATCCAATATTGACTTAAATGATTaagtattaaaagaatttaagtaTAGACATAACTTAGAAATTATgaagtatataaatataaaaactaaattcgTTCAAATAATTTCTCATCCAATCAAATAACCAAAAACAGTTAGCATTTCACCAGAATAATCCCTTTAATTAAATTCCATAACTGTGTTCTGAATTCAATACCTTTTTTCATGATTTAGCACTATTGTTAGTGCCTTTAAGATTGCTATTTCACTTTGCAATGCATTGCAGGTAGAAATAGCTTTTAATCATACTACGGAATCacatttaattaagaattttaacatcaattaatTCCAGAAAtatacaaagaaagaaagatcacatacaaacaaaacacaacacttttattaattttatcaaaggTAATGTTAACACTCAACAGGATGATGTTACAGATTACAATGCGATTAATATTGGAAACTAGAATAGTGTATTGCAGCCCATTTAAAACTAATACATCAACAGATATTAACTAGCAAAAGAAAATTCTATATACCTCTAACTATAAGGAGGGTGCTTCATCAAAACGAAGCCCTTCTCTCCCCACTAAACTGCACATAGGAACGAGTTGAGAGTAGTCCAGCAAATCCCTTAGACAGAACCCCTTCAACTGCACATGCGGACATAGATGAACACAATGGGCTATTTTGTGTACTAGTTTCCATAAAAACCTCTGCTGTATTCCCTGGTGGATAGTCCTCAAAATCTGCTGCATCCTTAGGTCTActttttttacaatttgaaaAAGCAATATTGTTGacatccatatgatcatttttGTTGAAGTCTTCATATGACTTCCTCTTTACACCAGAAAAATTACTCAGACCTGTATGAAAACCATAGCCAAGTACAGATTTATAGAACAATAAGGAATTCTTCGTTTAGTGATTTCACAAATAATTCTGTTTCCTAAATTTGTTTGTATCTTAAGCACATTTCTGTTTCTAAAGCTTGTCCCTAGTGTACTTGAACAGAACACttgaagaaaacagaaaacaatgAGAAAACACCTCTTATTTTTGGTTATTAAAACACTTATTTTGGAAACAGTTTCAAAAGTTAATAGAATTTGGATTAAAATTCGATAGCTAAGTAGTGtacaatcattttaaataacggtttctaaaatgaaaaatgagaagCGAATCACAAAAGCGTAAGACTAGAATTCTTATATCAGGGAACTGACCAGGAAGGGAATCCTCCAAAACACATGATTGAGATTCTGGATCACCACACTTGCAATGGAAGTTGGAATTATCATAATACGATCCTTGCATCCTACAGGATAATAAACAGAATGAAGTTCAGAGatgttgataaaataaaatccagTGTATATAAAATTAGTCACGGCCTTAAATTGGCTTTTAGCAAAGTTTTTAGAACTGGTAAGGCAAATTAAACCCAGCAAAAATGTAGACTGTCATTGAAATAGAACAAGATTTCAAAACAAGGTCGTTTAATTCCATGTATTTCATTCTCATTGTGGCAGCATCTACAGAATTTCACAACTAATGATTATCCTATATAAATATGGGATATCTCACCGCACTAAATCTGTGAAAATTGCATTGCATAAAAAAGCACAACAGTATACAGAGTCAGCTTGTGGATATTAGAAAACTCTGTTATTCAAACCACTTAATCATGTCACCAAAACTTAAAGCTCGGATCAACGCTTTCACAATCACAGGAAACAAATATTGTCCactaaaattatatcatttaagGGTTAGTGGTAAAGTTATATCACGTTAACTGAAAATGAGGGCAAGATTGGCCTTCAGAAATGCCATCACAATTCAAATGCCATACCTGAAAGGTGGTGCCATTTTTCTAGAAACTGAATCTGTCTCCTGCCAAAGACTCAACTATTCTAAAAGACAAAGTTGCTTGCTAGTTGAAGGTTCATGACTGCCTTTACATCTCTTAACACAACACTTTATGAAAGACCCTTTGAACTTAAAGCATGGACATTGTGAAACCTTCAGATTCTACTACAAAAATATTTGGAAGATTGTATTTAATTGGTCATGCTGGTGGACTTACTGGTGACTTTAAGAATCCAGATCTCTACAATTGCTTAAAATTCAGGCTCATGATGTTATTCTTCAAAATCCAGATGTTacgaaaaaagataaaacaaagtGAGTTGTTTAGGTCATGGAGGTGATCTGATTATGACTCAGGTCAAGACAGTATTGACATTATGGTTTATACAGATTCTGCTGAGAAAAATCAGCTTTAATTGACCTTTagttctatttattattatacctTGTCCAAAATTTTCTGCCAGGATTGAGTGAATCTTATAGGCAGAATAGGAATTCTAGAAATTGTGATATTCAAACAGCGAAAAATGGGGCTGGCATATCACTGCCGTGCTGATAAGGAAAAAAGTGACATATGTGAATAGTTGACACCTGAAGGCATAAAAATTGACGAGTTTTTAATAGCACATAATATCAAAGCCTCTTTGACCAAGAAGATATTTGATGCTTGCCAGTTCCATTCTTTTAATTCAGGTGGTGGTTGAATTTTTGCATTAGGAAGAGTTGGTTGGTAAGCTAAAAAGTACATGTTACATGCACCCTGTTAAACTGACCCAAACCTATTTACTAATCCTATGGCACGCCAAAATATCCATGGTTAAGGTCACCCTACAGAACCCTCAGAAACTATCTAATATGTGAAGACAGCATATTATAACTTACAGTCGACTCTTCATGAAATGAGTTGACCCAACATCTCACTCCTGATTCCACCCGTATAACATATTTGACATCAACCATATCCCATAAAATATTAGTCCATTTGGCATCTCAGGAGGCTATATGGACCAATCAATGCCACTGAGCTCTATAAAAAACTAATACTAATTTTGTAAACCTAACAGTGAAATTTATATCTAAGTCCTTACAAAAAATTAAGATGCTTTATTTGGCTGTAAAGAAACCAAACCTGTACATATGCTCAACAAAATCATCTATTAGAACAGGCCAAGCACCTGcaagcataaaataaaaatgaaactacATCAGTTAGCAAACACCCTACTCAGTTCATTGTTAAACGATGCGAAAACTATTTTTACTGATCCCGCTACTTAATTAAATGACATGGAGAGAGGTATACAGGTACTAACATCTGCATCTAATTATAGAAATGGAGACGAGAAAACAGTACCTTCAGGATCATAGGCATCTAGATTTTCACGGGTACACCAGCTGAAAGCTAAAACCTGTTGCCAGGTATCCTCAGAGATATTGTATCGTTGGTTCTTCTGAATAGAAAGTAATAGTTCAGCTTCCacataagaaaagtaaaataacacAGTACTACTAGGTTGTACAAATGGGATTGGCCCAGGGAACCAGGTCTAATCCACTTAACTCACTGGCTAATGGACTGAGCTTATACATTGAGATTCCAATGGGCTAAATAATATTAAGCTGGCCCAATCCGCAAGGTGAAGGAACATGGACCCAGGTCTAATTCCCAAGTCTACAACCCTATCCTATAACATAAAACAGTTTTTGTcttaaaattgtgatttttactTATCAATCATGAATACACTATTAATTATGGAtaactatttttacttttagcatctatatatatgtaaaataaattacttaattatatacgaaaattTCATAACAGCGATCATCTCACTATTCACTACCCACTACAGCAATTTCAGGGTTAGCTGCTATGCACTGCTATCTGAGATGGATCACTATGACTCCCGGTACTGTTATACGGAAAACTAAAGTTTTTAAAGAATTGCAATGACTTGAAAAGAACTAATGTCATGGTATGGAAGAGGGTTATTATATACAGTCTTACCCCTGTGTATGCAAAAGAGACTGTTCCGAATTCAAACCTGTGACCTATTGAGGGTCACCAAGGCACCACTTTGCCATTGCACCGGGGCTCACCCTCTATTGGCATTATACTATTTTTGGTGACGTTTGTTGTCATATTATGAAAAactgtttttagtttttaaatatccGCACCACTTCAGTGTTGCAGCAGATCAGCTTAACTTACCAAATCAAGGTGATTTGGTTTTCGAGTGGCTGATTCAACCTACCTTTTAGCATAAGAAAAACACTTCATTAAAAGTGCTGTATACTATAACTTTTAGAACGCGTATCCCTCGTTGATGTCCCACGTAGTATTTGCACTTCCTAGCTTGTCCGTATGCAGAGAAGACTACTTAATCTACGAAATTCCAATCCTTCTACCAATACAACAGTATTCCCCATAAGAAATTTGCATTTGGCTTTCTTCTCAAACAGAGCCCTGATGACTAAGGAAAACCCTAAAACAGTTTCTCAGTCCTTAAGTATTATTGTACCTCAACAAAATCACACCACGGATGAAGCAGTGAAAACCGTCCAGCAAGAACTAATTTCCATGCAGTTACCGCCCTGCTTACAGCTGCAAATTGTCAAAGTTTAACAATTAAAGGAAATAAAGTGAGTAAAGCATATTGCCAGCCACTATATTGAACAAAGAAGATTATGTTCGAATTATTAATCTTGGATGCTTACTAATGTTCTTTTGACCATTTTCACGAcacatgaagaaaacaaaatcatagAACCGAGAGAATTCTGCAAAGTCCACCTAGACAGAGAAACAAAGGAAGCacctatttaaattaaaaatgtatcagagataaaattaaataaataatagtacaAGATTTTTTGCAAAACTCTATatcttttctccttctctctcctTATAGCACAGAAGATGCACAATCTCttgatgttaatattttaatttggtgtCTTTTGTTCATCCAACTACCACAAATGGTAGCGGTACCACACttcctttttaattaaaaaaaggaaatgcaATATCTGAAAttgcataattaaaaaatgtcaaagCAATCAAACCTCACCCTCAAACCCAGATGAGACATGAGCACAGAAATTTCATCAAAAAGTGATACCCTGGAAAATATGGCACATCAACAATTTCGTTAGAAAAGAAACATACAAATGGTGTAATCAAATAATTTCAAGagcatttatattaaaattaatctacaCATGATACGGCAATAACTTCAGTACACGTGACAATGAAAATTGGCAGCAGAGTGGAAAAACAAATTTGTTCCTTTAGAAGCATAACTTCAATGTAGATTGCAAATGTAAAGCACACAATACCCAAACATGGCCCAAAATATTCAGAATTAAGCTGAAGCTTGAAGCCTACATTTTTCCAAATATACTATAAACAACAAATTGGAGAAAATCTGAGATTTACTAATACAACAACAATGATCatcagagaaagaaagagacctAAAAATGTATGTATTTAAacatttatctaattttatcatattaaacaGCATCACCTAGACAACTGAATGAGTACTTTCAACATTTACTTAGCTCGAGAGCAATTCTCTTAGCTGTGTCAATCTAAACATTCAGATTCCTCGTTTAGAATCTCAGTTTGTTTACACAAAATctcaatattaataattttttcatagaTGAAAACTGCAAAAGCTAATTACTAACATATTTTCATTACCACATTTCCATTCATTATTGAGAAGGGAATTTCCCTTTAATGGTTTCCTAGAAGGAAAAATTTCGTTAATTAAACTACAAAGTGTTTCGTTTAAATGCACTACTTGAAATTGAAACTATTAAAGAAAGTACAAGACAAATGG
Coding sequences within:
- the LOC106759463 gene encoding uncharacterized protein LOC106759463 isoform X2 encodes the protein MDASRIDIFEIYRRYSDIKSGHAYIAGEEGYRQDGDLHKAKVSREALTQLSKLVESRVSTGVSLFDEISVLMSHLGLRVDFAEFSRFYDFVFFMCRENGQKNITVSRAVTAWKLVLAGRFSLLHPWCDFVENQRYNISEDTWQQVLAFSWCTRENLDAYDPEGAWPVLIDDFVEHMYRMQGSYYDNSNFHCKCGDPESQSCVLEDSLPGLSNFSGVKRKSYEDFNKNDHMDVNNIAFSNCKKSRPKDAADFEDYPPGNTAEVFMETSTQNSPLCSSMSACAVEGVLSKGFAGLLSTRSYVQFSGERRASF
- the LOC106759463 gene encoding uncharacterized protein LOC106759463 isoform X1 — protein: MDASRIDIFEIYRRYSDIKSGHAYIAGEEGYRQDGDLHKAKVSREALTQLSKLVESRVSTGVSLFDEISVLMSHLGLRVDFAEFSRFYDFVFFMCRENGQKNITVSRAVTAWKLVLAGRFSLLHPWCDFVEKNQRYNISEDTWQQVLAFSWCTRENLDAYDPEGAWPVLIDDFVEHMYRMQGSYYDNSNFHCKCGDPESQSCVLEDSLPGLSNFSGVKRKSYEDFNKNDHMDVNNIAFSNCKKSRPKDAADFEDYPPGNTAEVFMETSTQNSPLCSSMSACAVEGVLSKGFAGLLSTRSYVQFSGERRASF